DNA from Gadus chalcogrammus isolate NIFS_2021 chromosome 11, NIFS_Gcha_1.0, whole genome shotgun sequence:
TCTTAGAATTCTTCGTAATGTATTtaacatacaaaataataaataagtgaGTGTGAATGTATTGTTATCGCTGTTATTTTTCAGTTCATTTCTATAATGCCAACTAAACTCAAAGTTGAGCCAAAATTCCAGATCTTTTCATAGTTTTTCATCCCCATTCTGGAATCCTGACGTCTACTTTCCAGGGGCAAAAACCCATTCCCAAGACTTTGGTTTGGGGCACAAAGAGCTCAAACTGTTCCCCGCCCCCATGGGAGTCCTCAGAGAGTATTACAGACTGGAGCCTTTTAAAGCATCTAGCGTTGTCCAGGGGAGGGGCAGCACTATTGACAGACAGCTGTGTTGCCTTAGCGATGACCGTCCCCCCCTAAACCCTTTTTCCCCATGTGCAGAGGACACGCCCCTCACccgtccttccccccccccgacccattACCATGGTTACCTGGCCGAGGAGGTTTCGAAGCCCTTCACGTTCTCCAGCAGAATGAAGCGGGGCAGGAGGGCCAGCCTGCGGAGGTCAGGGGGGCACGGGGAGGAGGACATGCATTATTGATGAGGACGAGCAGGAATGGATGGAGTCCCCACAGTGGAAGGACGTATTGATTGCCTTGCGGAATCCAGAATACACACGTTATGCTGCATGGCATGCAGCCCACAATGTTCAACAGCGTTTTAGAATCGGGCCGTGAGGTGGCAAATTACGGAGTGGGTGGGAAGAGcaagcaacaaaaaaataaggaattagCCAACGAATAGGAGAACCTACTAAGTGGGCCTAGATTATTCAGATGTAATAATAGCACAATTATACACAAGATGGGAAATACATGGTGTTTTACAGTATATGTCCtgcttatatatataattctcaTTAGAATTTGATTGTTTTTATATGCTCTTCATGGCTGAGATCATAATAATTCTGTGTGTGCTTCAGCAGGATACAAATATCTCCATATATAAAAAGCCACATTAGATCCCATCGGAATTCTCCCCTGCTGGGAAGCAAGGCCGTGCTCACGGCAGAGTCACCGCGCCACAATACAGTGTCACAATGAGAGGAAACGAGCTGCGCTGGGGTGGACAGCGTCCGTGGTTAAAGGCAGAGCACGCATTCAAGAGAAGCGGAAGCGCCAAACGGACACGGTTggtagtgagagagggggggggcggacgaGGGTGGCGATGCGTGAGTGCGAGGCCCCACCTTGGCAGTAGATCAAGAATGTAGAGAAAGCTCTTGGTCCTGGGGTCTGACGTATCGCCCTGCAGCCCGATTCTGCAACAATGGAGAAACTCAATCAGCCAAAGTCGCTTGGTCAGCGCGAGTCCGTAATGTGGGGAGGCCGGTCGTTTGGTTTGTGAACAATCTGAATGATTTCCTGAACCACATTGAAATAGTTTATAACGTGTGTGAAAACGTACCCGACGACTGGACTGAATCTCACCATAGGTGTAGAGAATTGAAAGTACTTCATAATGCTTTTCTGGATgaacacgcatgcaaacacatacacacatacacacactcacacctaccTCGTGAAAGGCTGGCATGGTGGGCTCATCAAAATCATGTCAAAGGACAGTTTGTTAAACTCCTCTAGTGATATACCCTGTAGATAAAATCAGCAATACAAAGAAAAACTGTTGCATCAAATCAAGGCTTTGCTGAAAAAGGCAAAAATGAATGGCCTTGATCTAGGCTTGTTTACCCTGAAAAGTACATACAATTTAATGATGTTCCCGATCCCAGTCAACACTGCTTTTTATGTGTTTAAATGGCGTCACAAGATGCAGAGGAAATACAGCTGCAACGCTATATAAAGGTGAAACTCTATTGCCCTTCTGCATACCAGAATGCAAACCGACCTCTAATTCATGACATGATAACATCAGGCTGTTTTGACAGTAAAAGCAATGAAAAGCAGTTCAGTGCAGTTCAGTTCATATTTTACATTGCGCGAGGGAAATTTACTTTGCAGCAGGGCATGATAGACAACAAAACCTAACAACAAACAGACTGAATGGCTTTCCCCTAGTGGAGCATCCACAAGCTAGCTCCTTCTGCAATACAGTCAACCGTTGAACAAAAAGGCCTGTAACCCAAGCCTAAGGCTACTTTCCAAGAAACGTCTTTCCCTTCGTCAGGTTGTAAATACGCTACTGCAGTAGCATGTGCCTCCCCTATGGACcttgtctccacacacacacacacacacacacacacacacacacacacacacacacacacacacacacacacacacacacacacacacacacacacacacacacacacacacacctgtccttGTGTATGCTTTTATGAGGAATGTCCAAATAAGGACAGCCATGGGACTATGGTGATGATAACAGAAACAAGCAGATCATTAATTTTAATTACATCCTGATAATAGGAAGGTTAAGGCAGGGCCAGTTAATATTCAGAACTGTATTATTGAACATAGACGCATTGCCATAATGAGTCTTTGCACAGCTGAACATAAATAATTTATAACACAGATTTATAAAGGAGAGGTATATTTTAATACGCTGCATATGCTGAACGAACATTCctgcattttattatttttaaggcaGGAGTTTCGGTTAGGGTCCAACCAGTTAGACCCCTAGACCACCCACCCACAACACTCACCTCAATTGTCTTGGGCCAGAGAGGCGTGTCTGGGAAGTTGTGTCTGTATACCTCATTGGCCGTGGTGTTGACATCAATGGCTGCAACTACCTTGGCAGCTACGCCACTCTCTGGATGAAAATAAGACTAGATAAGAGAAGTGGAACAGCTAGAGTTGCATTCTTTCCCCTGAAAAGGCTATTATTGATATTTGCATCTTTGTTTTAGACCCAGATAGATGGATTCAGCCGCAGCGTTACCATCACTGCACTTTATTGATTTAGTCTGACTTCAACAAAATGCAGTTTGACATCTAGACAGATTGTTGCCAAATGCAGTCCTGTGTACCACTACATGAGAGGTGGTCCAGGAAATAGCACCGAGCATGAATATGTTAACAGATTAATCCATTGAAATACAATTATTCATTGTATCATCCCAAAATATATTTGACCAATGATTCAAACATTTCCCACTATCCATCCGTTTACATTGCTAGATCTTATATTGACGGGTACCTGCACATGTTTAATATTTCCCCAGTGAAGTCACTGCGAAGACTGTCAGTtagcaataaacatgtattgctGTAAAATGGGGGTAAACAACAACCTCTGGAATATGTGTAATAGCTGTCACAGTTAGTttggttgtaaaaaaaaacctcaTTGTGAAGAAATGCCATCAATTACCTGTATTCCCTAGTTGCTATTGAGCTGTTGCCCTACATACTACATAAGATGATTCCCATTGATTAGTTTCTTGACTGAACTTATAGAGCAACATCTATTAAGAATACATCTCGGGAGTTGCTCATACATGACAAACATAACATTAGACGTTTGTGAGTGTAAAGGTATTTCGATACAAAGAGGATGAACTAAGATGTCCCTAGGGGGGCAATATTGGTGGGTTTATAGGCATTAAACACAGGCAGCTAAGACATATATTTCTATGTATATCGTTAGTGCTCTCCATAGAGGGGATTTAGAATAAGAGGTCGCAGTCATTCGAAACTTCTCTTAGTCGTTTTACGGCTACTTTTACCCTATCAACTACATGACGCATGCACCTACACCTACCTTTTAATGCATAATGCATTCCACCTATACCGCTGTACAGTTCTAGTACTCTCAGCTCCGCTGTCATGTTGGCAAGTAAAAGTAAACACCAGGGGACCACACGTGTTTACAGCGGCGTGCATCCGGGCAGAAGCAAATTCTGTGAAGAAAGGTTCCGCTTCTCTTTTAATTCCGCAATCATATTGGTCTAACCGTTTCGTTGCGGCATGCATAAAACTAATAAAACTAACTGTATTCTATAAGCTAAAGGCAATTATTTAGCTTTATTAAAGGAATGctcaatatataaaaaataatatacatagtattatttgttttgtattgaatttatttatttgtgtatacatgttgtatattttaatttatcatatcatatcatttgtaaatatatatatattcattgcaCTCGAACTCTATCAACGAAAGGTGGTGGGTGGTTAAATAGACTCACTTTGCAAAGCTGCATTCTTTGCTTTGTGAGGGGAAAACACCCGGAAAACAATAGCAGAGGGTCGCAATGCGGGGATCTCTTTTCACTGTCCCATCTCTGACAGCCTCGCAAGCCAAACTCCTCCTGCTTTTACGCACCGTTATGTCATTTGCATAGGGAGGGGACTATAAAAACCAAGTGGAAGTCAGGAAAGAGCTCTCACTGGTCTTGGAATATCAGTTGCTGGAGCGCCTGCAGACTGTACTATCCTACCCATCGCAACTTTGAGCCCACTTTGAGGTGTTATAAAAAGGGCGTACTTCAGGAGTCGGAttgaaaaccgcaaaaatgaTGAGTAATCGGTCAAGCAGCAGCAGTAGGCCTATCGccgcctcctcctactccagGATGTTCAGCGCGGAGCGCCCCGCCGCGTCGCGCACCTCCTACTCCAGCCGCCAGTACTCCAGCCCGGCGGTGCAGCGCTCCACCGCCCGCTCGTCCTACAGCGTCTCCTCGGCGCCCCAGCAGGGCATGTACGCCTCCAAGAATGTCCGTGTGCGCAGCGCCCACATGCCGCGTCTCTCATCGGACGCCGTGGACTTCTCGTTGTCCGAGGCCATCAACACGGAGTTCAAGACCAACAGGACCAACGAGAAGGCGCAGATGCAGCACCTCAACGACCGCTTCGCAAGCTACATCGACAAGGTGCGCTACCTGGAGCAGCAGAACAAGATGCTGAGTACCGAGCTGGAGCAGCTCAAGGGCCAGGGCAAGTCCCGCATCGGGGATCTGTACGAGGACGAGATGCGTGAGCTGCGCAAGCAGGTGGACCAGCTGACCAACGAGAAGTcgcaggtggaggtggaccgCGACAACTTGGGCGACGATGTCGAACGCCTGCGACAAAAGTATGAAATTGTCATTCCAAGGCTGTTCGGTTGATCACAGAGATTGATTTGTTTGACTATCTGCCCTTTTTCATCATACTAAACGCCCTCGGTTGAAAGTCATGTCCCCTCGAAAGTGATGGAAACTTCATAAGACTACAGGCTAGTGGGCTAGGGAgggttatttaatatttttccgTTATTTTGATAACTTTTAGTCTTTGTGGTCTGTTATACCTTTTCCAGTCCTCAATAGCTCGATCACTGCCCATGAATTGTTCCAAAAGAAAATCCATCTGAAATAAGCAACCCTCCGTGTTGGCGCATGTGTTGACTTTTGCTAAGACCTTGAGACCGTCCCGCCAACCGAGGGAAATACCTAAATAATTTCACTATCTATCTGCCTTTGACGTGAAAGCCATTTCACCGTGTGGAAAAGACCTTCGTGTGGCCCAAAGCTAGAGAGCTATGATGTGATTTCCCAGTTCCACAGCAGGCGAGGGCGTGGCAGCGGTTATGCAactctttctgtttctgtcgGCAGGCTACAGGAGGAGATGCAGCAGAAGGAGGACGCAGAGCACAACCTCCAGACCTTTAGACAGGTATGGCAgccaacactcaaacacaaacaaaccgttcctccttcttttttttttttttcttacataAACAATGATCCAGAAGGTCAAGCCCACAAATTCATCCACATTACGAGTGAATTTATCACTATAGCagtatgtatgtttttttctgCAGCCCTATACCCTTTGTTACTCATCAGCACATAGGGTGTGGCACACGCTGCTGGGCAAAAAACAACCTCTAGGCCAACAGCCTCCACTTAAAGGTGCTCACTGGAGCCACTGCAACAACACTCAGTCAAAGGAACCGCTCCTTATTATTTTCTAAAATGAAAGTTCCCCAAATACCCCAttatataaaagaaaaaggTTACCCTAGAAACATGAATATTTTATTCAAGCCCACCATAGTAATTTCCGCAAGTTTTGGTGCGGTCTGAAAATATCGCCATGATCTTTTATAAAACGGAATAAAACTAAGATATTCGTTTGTTTTAGTGCTAAGGATAATTATCTTCTGTATTGGTggttccgtttttttttttgcattcatATTAAGCCCAATCCTttaattcttaaaatatttatttgctCTTGCCACCTAGCATGCAAATGGGAAGCGTTGTTTCAGATAAGCCTGTCTATGCCACTCGGTTGATTGCTCTGTGCTGactgagagagccagagaggggTATCCCTGGAGGAGGCAGCGTCTTTGTGGTGTGGTTTCCCTCAGAGGTCACAAGGAGAGCGTCTAAATGACAAACAGCTTTTCTTGGCATAACAAGCATCCTCccgaagcaccaccaccaccaccaccaccaccaccatgataACGCAACAAAACTCTGTTCCTTCTTTACTTTGACACACCTCTTTTATTCACACAAGAAAGGCTTGCTGAGTGTGGTGAACACGATGCCTCGTTTCAAAGGGCGTGGCTTCTCCCTTGAGGTCGGATGATGTGACAAAGGAGATGTTGGGGTTTGCATGACTAGTGGAACTGAATTGATTTTCTCTCCCCCTTGATTGAGCCCACTGCGGTTGTTCGCTAACGGTGATAAAACCAATACCTCTTCAGGGTCACTTGTCAGGTAATGTCGAGAGGAAGTGATTTATTTCCGTGAGATTGCGTTTTGGTGGCGATCCCGAGGTGCAAGGATCTCAGGACAACGGTGAGCCCTGAGCTCCTTAGTCATCCTTCCACTTGCTTATTCCAAAGTGTCTCTTCCAATCAAGGGAACCTTACCCAGCAACCCAGAAAGCCAGAGGTCAAGAGACTTGTTCATGTTGGTAGGCATCAGGCCatcagaaaacaaaaaatatgatCTGATTTTTTACTCCTTTGACACATACCTAGTTTTAGATGTTGGATGCCATCATTTATGTTTCCAAtatctttatttttgttttgccaACGAGGCAGTGGGGCTGGTCAGTGCAGAACATACCAGCAGTTTATCGGAGTGTTAGAAAGGCCACTCAATGGGAGGCATTGTCTGGAGTGAGCCCTTTACCCGGAAGGCTGGGTCTCCCAAAAGCCGTTGTTTCTAACCTGATGAGGAAAGAGGGGATTTATGGGAAAATGACAAAGCAAGCTGTTGTCAAAGTCAAGGGGTTggggtgcatgcatgtgtgtttgtgtgtgtgtgtatgtgtgggtttgatttatttggtttttgtgagagtgtgcctatgtgtgtgtgtgtgtgtgtgtgtgtgtgtgtgtgtgtgtgtgtgtgtgtgtgtgtgtgtgtgtgtgtgtgcatgtctgcgtgcgtgtgtgtttgtgcgaaccacgtgtgtgtgtgtgtgtgtgtgtgtgtgtgtgtgagtctgtgtgcgcgtgagaGTCGTCGGTGAGTACATTTGAGGATTTTTGAGTGCACAATTTGAACAGACAGGAACTGCCCTCTCTCTGGCTTGTTGTCCTCAGCCCACTTCACCCACCAGCCACTTGACTCACCAGCGGCCTTACACGGTGTAGGGGGGgttgagtgggggggagagagacagggggcaCATGGAACAATACGTCTGGGACCCCAGCAGGACAGCAGGCCTTTGTAAACCTGCCTCTTCACTTAGCCCTGGATCCGCTCTCCCAATCACAGATAATTAGCACAAGTGCTGCTTGGCCAGACGGCCCTATGTGGCCCTGGCCTGCATCAAATGGATGTTATTTAACAGCACATTGGGGGTGGGCGGGAGGGGCTTGTCACCAAATGTCATCGCTGCATTAAAGCACACCATGAATACATCACCAGACCCCTCCCGAACCCCCAAACACCCTCCGAACAAAGACATCGAATATCAGGAACTCCCCTTTCACATGCTAAAGGCTAGCTTGGTGGTCTAAAGGAGCCTGGGTCCGGTTCTGGATGCACTAAATTTGCATTCATTCAAAGGTCACATTGCACATTTCACACAGGGATTTGGAATTATTTTTGAAGGTCACGCTGATGACGGTCTTgggtggctttaattgaaaaCCAAGACTAGTGCTATTCTGGTGTTTGGATTTACCATCCAGTGTCTCATTTTCCATGAGACAGATTTGAGATAGTGCTTTGAAATTGAACTGTAGTGCATCTTCCTGTTTGTGATGTTTCTCTGGGCACACATGACCCGAGGAATGGTTATTCCCCATGAGTGAGTGCCTGATGTCTGGCTCCAAAGATGTGTAACACACAGAAAGATGTTTTATTATCACTCCTGAAACAGAATTCAAATCAGTACTTTCAATAGAAATGTAAGAATTAGATTAGCATGGGAATGTTTCATCAATGATTCATTTAATGCTCTTTATTGTGAATAATTTATGAACAATGtatattcgtgtgtgtgtgtgtgtgtgtgtgtgtgtgtgtgtgtgtgtgtgtgtgtgtgtgtgtgtgtgtgtgtgtgtgtgtgtgtgtgtgtgtgtgtgtgtgtgtgtgtgtgtgtgtgtgtgtgtgtgtgtgtaggatgtgGACAATGCCTCTCTGGCCCGTCTAGACCTTGAGAGGAAGATTGAGTCTCTTCAGGAGGAGATCATGTTCCTCAGGAAAATCCATGAAGAGGTAAGACGATAAACTGACAATACTGTAATACCATCCTATCATATTATCTCAGTGATAACCATTCTCAGATAATACTGAAAAACTATCATATAATATTTTCTCATTAATAACCATATCTCAGACAATACTGTAGTACCatcatataatattatatcattGATAACTATATCTCAGACAATACtgtaataatatcatataatattatatcattAATAACCATATCTCAGATAATTCTGTTATACCATCATATAATATTATCTCATACCGTATAACCAATTTGCCAGAAACAAGACAAACAATCTCTCACTTCCTACATTTGCAactttggtcattttaatgcaaaataaaataagataacaaacaataacaacatcCCGAACAGTTTTGTTTCAAAGGAtgacaaaataacataaataatgaAGTGCAGTCATAGAGCTGGCACAGGTTATTGTTCCCTTTTGAGATAGATGAGAGCTCTAGAGCTGTAATCCTCTTTCACCCATTCTCCCCTACAGTGCGTCAGCATTCCTTAGCCACCTGGGTTAATTCTTTTAAGAGAGACGTGAGATCACAGAGATTATACCCGCTGGGTAATGCGATtaaagaggagggaagaggaggaattGCAACGTACTGTATGTTACATTTAGTAAGAGTAGTGTACTAACTACTGTTATGACAGCTCTACTGTACTGGGCTTGCTGTACTGAGGGTGAATTGGTTACATAGTTTAGCAAGAGATCTTACGAACTCAGAAGAGATAGAGGTTGTATTTCTTTGTAAAATACAGAGCGATGCCAGTATGAATGTAGTATCACAGAATACATTTTAGAATAGATATCGGTTTAAGGggcattaaataataattataaaaaagaatatactgtgtatatatatatgatcttgACAACATAGttataacatttaaaaataattaaatgtcaGTTTTCACCAGCACACATTATATTCAGTTGCTCATAACGAGGTTCcaaaaacattaataaataaaaaacgcCACAAATCATTCATGTCCATTTGAGGATTTCCCTCTTCTCAACTCCctaaccctcctcttcctccggttctcccctcccccctctcctcgtGTGCGTCTGACCCCCAGGAGCTGGCCGACCTGCAGGCCCAGCTCCAGGACCAGCACGTCCAGATCGAGATGGACGTGGTCAAGCCCGACCTCACCGCTGCCCTGCGGGACGTCCGGCAGCAGTACGAGTCCCTGGCCACCAAGAACCTGCACGAGTCTGAGGAATGGTACAAGTCTAAGGTGggcatggaggaggaagggcatGGCTCTGGTCCAGGGGGGGGTCCCATAGGGGTCCCATAGGATCCATTGGGGCGTCCAAAGTGAAGCCTGAGATAAGTGTGTCGTATGTCATGTTTTCTCACATTGGGACCTCATCAAAGAGGTGAAACTGGTGAGATAGTGTCCAGAGCTGATTACGGGCACTACGGACCCATAATTAACTAAATGAAGTACAACTGTTATTCCCCCCTTCTATTACACCACAAGTACTTCATACTTTATTATACTGCCCTTAGGCCAAAAgttgggatatatatatataatataggtaACTATAGTTTACCTCAAATGCTGAGGTATTGTTGATTTATTGAAATATTGAGAGAATAAATATGGTATTGACAAAAGGTGAATCGGCTGAACTGGCTGAACTTGTAAATAAGGTGAATGGGGTTTGGTAAAGGAAAGATGCAGCAGGTTGCTTTAAAGCCTGTCTTTGTCTCAGGATTATCCACTACTAACAGCTGACTCTGTTGATTAGATTTCCTTTATACGcttggcgcacacacacacacacacacacacacacacacacacacacacacacacacacacacacacacacacacacacacacacacacacacacacacacacacacacacacagctataatCAACGGGTTATCTGAGCCGTTACAGAGCAAACGCGATGGCTAATTTAAAAGTACATTGGAGCACTGCAACAATCATTGTTATTAATTCTAAATATAATTTTCAACTTTTCCAATGGGGAATCCTTCAATAAAAAGAAGCAATTACAAAGTACTGCAATTCGACCACTCCTAGCACCTGATGGATCTCATATCCCTTCTCAGTTTGCAGACCTCGCCGACCAGCAGCAACGCAACGGAGACTCCCTCCGGCTGGCCAAGACGGAGGCCAACGAGTACAGACGCCAGGTGCAGGCGCTCACCTGCGAGGTGGACTCCCTCAGAGGAACCGTAAGTCCCGCCCATTGTGATTGACAGCTAGTAGGTCTCTATACTGTGAATAAAGACGAGTCCAAGCCTGCCCTCTATGGATCGGTTCCAGGGAAAGTTTTGAGTCACAAAGTCCTATTTAGACCACTATCTATCGATGAATCTGATCTAATCTAATCaagccttttttatttatttgattctaACCAATTTATTTTGAGATATTTTGTGTTCATTAATTTTTTGATTCtacgacatgaaaaaaaagcaAGTCATGTACTTGCTGCTGTGGCTCCCAAATTTCCCATCTGTAATCAATCAACTATATGATCTTATCTTAAAGCTGACATGCGGTAAAGGCATGTTTATCTGCCTTACAGTGTTAACATATCCTTTTTCTACAACACCAatgaccacaacaacaacaacaactataaACACATTTAATATTAAATACCAAAAGGATGGCTGTAATGAATGAAAAAGTACCATAATAAACCAGGCTTCAACCATAGCATTGATAACCATTGTTTTACCATATTTTTTACCCAATTATTGAGAATCCCTCTTTCCCAGCCTTGAGCATACACACTGCGGTTAGAACACAGCACTGACGTACGTAGCAGTGTGTTTGTACCGCTGAGTAAGAGGtacaatacatttttaatgTGATTTAATGCACTCTAAAAATAGCAATGTGCCACACTCGGCCTGTGCGAAAGTACAGACATGACGCAGACATTCACGACTCTCGTTATGAATCTATTATGTTatgatttatattttaaatgaatgcatgGTCTTTCATCCGTCTATCACCACCTACAGCCTAAGAAATATGTAAAAAGCTGTGGTCTGAAGAACCATTTGTCATTCATTtgacatttatattttacaCATTATATTTGTTAGTGTATTTTTGTTATGGAGCACGACATGAGGTCatttcctgtccccccccctcccctcagaatGAATCCATGGAACGCCAGATGCAcgagctggaggacaacttCGGAGCAGAGGCTGGCGGTTACCAGGACAACATCGTCCAGCTGGAGGACGACATCCGCAACATGAAAGACGAGATGGcccgccacctcagagagtacCAGGACCTGCTGAACGTCAAGATGGCCCTGGACATCGAGATCGCCACCTACCGCAAGctgctggagggagaggagagcaggtaGGAGCAAAgcgctgctgctgttgtgctgTCGCAGTGCCGCTGGTGTAGGCATTGAGATGGGTTGATTATTGGTCAGTACTATTGGTTGTAGACCATGACTACAGATTATACCAACGTCACGAGATGCATCGCTGCTAG
Protein-coding regions in this window:
- the vim gene encoding vimentin isoform X2, whose amino-acid sequence is MMSNRSSSSSRPIAASSYSRMFSAERPAASRTSYSSRQYSSPAVQRSTARSSYSVSSAPQQGMYASKNVRVRSAHMPRLSSDAVDFSLSEAINTEFKTNRTNEKAQMQHLNDRFASYIDKVRYLEQQNKMLSTELEQLKGQGKSRIGDLYEDEMRELRKQVDQLTNEKSQVEVDRDNLGDDVERLRQKLQEEMQQKEDAEHNLQTFRQDVDNASLARLDLERKIESLQEEIMFLRKIHEEELADLQAQLQDQHVQIEMDVVKPDLTAALRDVRQQYESLATKNLHESEEWYKSKFADLADQQQRNGDSLRLAKTEANEYRRQVQALTCEVDSLRGTNESMERQMHELEDNFGAEAGGYQDNIVQLEDDIRNMKDEMARHLREYQDLLNVKMALDIEIATYRKLLEGEESRNHDGEPAYGRPLQEGRD
- the vim gene encoding vimentin isoform X1, translating into MMSNRSSSSSRPIAASSYSRMFSAERPAASRTSYSSRQYSSPAVQRSTARSSYSVSSAPQQGMYASKNVRVRSAHMPRLSSDAVDFSLSEAINTEFKTNRTNEKAQMQHLNDRFASYIDKVRYLEQQNKMLSTELEQLKGQGKSRIGDLYEDEMRELRKQVDQLTNEKSQVEVDRDNLGDDVERLRQKLQEEMQQKEDAEHNLQTFRQDVDNASLARLDLERKIESLQEEIMFLRKIHEEELADLQAQLQDQHVQIEMDVVKPDLTAALRDVRQQYESLATKNLHESEEWYKSKFADLADQQQRNGDSLRLAKTEANEYRRQVQALTCEVDSLRGTNESMERQMHELEDNFGAEAGGYQDNIVQLEDDIRNMKDEMARHLREYQDLLNVKMALDIEIATYRKLLEGEESRITTPLPTFSSLNMRETMMESRPMVDHSKRVVIKTIETRDGHVINESTQQHDDQE